The following proteins are co-located in the Schistocerca nitens isolate TAMUIC-IGC-003100 chromosome 2, iqSchNite1.1, whole genome shotgun sequence genome:
- the LOC126234696 gene encoding uncharacterized protein LOC126234696 — translation MKSKKPKLRKSHSRRRSLDDASSSEICASNALTCDMETNTPKNKSFRYIGDFSNSDLCTPGIAEKVIDVARRQISIKARKLKNLQRSSRGMKKKVLSLKSLINNRVINESLANLLKMLPPGTLELLQRVSKGKEANMYPAALRTFALTLNFYSSKAYSYVRKNFKTSLPHPQTLRKWYSVVDGDPGFSKEAAIALRIKSQELISKGKKLLCAMSFDEIAIRKHV, via the exons ATGAAATCGAAGAAGCCTAAGCTCCGTAAATCACACTCTAGAAGGCGTTCGTTAGATGATGCCTCGTCTTCTGAAATCTGTGCTTCCAATGCCT tgacatgcGATATGGAAACGAACACCCCGAAAAACAAAAGTTTCAGGTATATTGGAGACTTTTCGAATAGCGATTTGTGTACTCCTGGCATAGCAGAAAAAGTGATAGATGTGGCAAGACGGCAGATTAGCATCAAAGCCAGAAAGTTAAAGAATTTACAGCGGTCATCTCGTGGGATGAAGAAGAAAGTCTTGTCTTTGAAATCTTTGATAAATAATCGTGTTATAAATGAATCCCTGGCTAATTTACTAAAG ATGCTGCCACCTGGTACTTTGGAGTTGCTCCAACGTGTCAGTAAAGGTAAAGAAGCAAATATGTATCCAGCAGCTCTTCGGACCTTTGCTCTAACACTAAATTTTTACAGTAGCAAGGCATATAGCTAtgtaaggaaaaattttaaaacatcactgccacatccacaaacattaagaaAATGGTACAGTGTTGTTGATGGGGATCCTGGTTTCAGTAAAGAAGCAGCAATAGCGCTTAGAATAAAAAGTCAGGAACTCATTAGCAAAGGTAAGAAATTGCTTTGTGCCATGTCATTTGATGAGATTGCCATAAGGAAGCATGTTTAA